AAAGGTTCAGGATTTTGGGGACATTGAGCCTTCAGAAAagatattaccctgtttccccgaaaataagacatcccctgaaaataagacctagtataggttttgctgagtcgctaaatataaggcctcccccgaaagtaagacctagcaaagtttttgtttggaagcatgcacacCAAACAGAAgagcagagcatgcaggatcggtaaatgtacgtaccatagtttgttgtacatggaaataatggtaggaataagaaattcttgataggattcacagtttgtctggttatgctggtttgtgatgacaactactgaacaatctatatatataaaaatgtaatgtgtgttttcccatggagtaaacaacaaaaccacgagaccaaatcataccaaatttggccacaaaagacatagtcatccaatctatgtctttcaatcaaaataacctaaaaatataaagtccaaataacaaaaaaaaaaccccattgctTACCACGCATGCGCAGAGGTCCCCGGGGAACTGAAGCAACTACATTATCCAGAGGACCTCGTAGCTGTATGCGGAGCCTAacaccacttttaaaaaatgttgccatgatggaacagccttgcagcttcaaagccaggctgcttcctaaccagagggatccctaatcaccagactatgccacagcaatacATGGTTGGGCACAACTactatataataaactagctgtgcccggccacgcgttgctgtggcgttgtctgctGGTGTTGGTgataaattgttgaggtagtggtggtattgaatgtctgttgtatggttgtctttatgtttagtatgcacactgaagtggattatatggcagtgtggagtcaaaataatcccgttcaaagcagataatataagattctaaatgggttatatagctgtgtggaagggccttgagtctacactgtcatataatccagttaaaatctgataatctgtggaagaggcctaagtgaggcctaactgtgcctgtccctggactgagtaggttgctaggagaccaagtgggcagagcttagccttcaaactggcaacaattggataaaaactattattcctctccctgtcattaggactttatttttctattctttttgttgtatcaacctagagccatggattatgggttgtgttgtcaaatttcgaggttggggggcctgtagttttgttgttttgtctgctgccctgatgccatcactcttttatatatatagatgttcacttttttgttcaacaataaatatggattcttcttcatggaaaaataggacatcccctgaaaataagacctagcgcgtctttggaagcaaaaattaatataagacactgtcttattttcggggaaacacggtaggtcacTTCAAGTATCAGAAAACATGTCACATAGAAGAAGACGCAacattgttttctgctactccactGTGCAAGTCCCAGACTAATGGATTTAAATTACAAGTAGACTGAGGTAACATTGCAAATTAATGATGGAATTCATTACTTTGGACCAAAAAAGATCCTATTCTGATAGGATGAAGCAAAAGAGCTTCACCCAGCACTCAAAGTCGCATGACTTGCTCTTTCTGCTCTTCCTTGGCTAGACTGTGTCCTTACCTGTAAGGAAAAGCAGAGATCCTCTGGCGTACATTCTCCTGCAGATAACATTTTGTGAGCCGCTTCCTGTAacaagggaaaagaaggggagtgAGAATATATAGTTAGCTCGATAGCTTTCTCTCTTCTACTGAAGTTTATATTCCTTCAGCACCGTGCAGCAGTTGAGCACTGGACTTCCACTGCAAGTTGAGCACAGGGTGATGCTGGAagccctagagatttctagagaggtgttcttccaaattaaaaaaaatgtattttattcatgttttttccacGTTTGTGAGGGTCCTATACCCCTAACCCAGGCCTGgctaaacttgggccctccaggtgttttggacttcaactcccaccattcctaacagctgggaggctgttaggagtggtgggagttgaagttcaaaacacccagagggcccaagttggcccatgcctgccctagtgaATGCGAAAAATCAACTGTCGGGATATTCAAGCTACTTTTACCCAAATATATGTTCCTACCTAGATTTTGGCTGAGGATAATTGCACTATCCCGATGGCAGTGATAACAAgccaatgttatttatttattgtggcaGAAGCGAAACCGAGGGTACCGTTgttatgtatttagaaacacaaagaaagttataaacttggcattatacaaaACGTcatttgaccagaatctggccaatgTTAAAACAGGTGGAATATTGTCTTAATTGGAGTCATGGAAAGGATCGAAAAAGAAGTTCTCACTGTTGAATATTTGCCTACTTGTGTCACATAATTTAAGGACATATAATCCCTTGAAACAGAATGAAAAAGCAAGATTAGGTGAGATGGAAGAGATCAGATCATACCTCAATATGGGATAAGATCCCAGAGAAAGACACATCCATGCCTTTTACTGTATATGGAAGCTCAACAAGCTTTTGGCCTCTATAGAAAAGAGGAAAATGGCATTAAATCTCTTTTCCCCCCCAATTCCTCATGTACCGTATTATTTTCAAATTCCCAGAACCTAATTTTTAAGAATATTAAAATGAACAGTAGCAACTTTCTAGGGACTCATATTCAAATTATGGCCACAAATTGTTTTATTTCACAAAATATAAGAGATAGTTCTTTGCAGAGTTTCCAATCTAGAAATTCAACTTTGCTTAATAAAACATTACATATAAAAGTTGAGAACATGTGAAGTATGTGAAGAGTTTAGAaactccaaagaagaagaaaaacgctAAATTAGGCTTAAATTATCAGGAGTGGAGGCAGGTGACAACATTCCCTGACAGAGACACTTTACCTGTTGTATTAGTTAGCAATTTTTAGTTTTTTAGATCTCTCATCTTGCTAAAAGATGAAATCTAGACTAGACTGGGATAGACATGTGTATATTTACACCCACACAACACACAAGTGTAATTAAAGAATCTCGTGTAAATGAATCACAACCACATTGTTTGCTTTTGAGATTGCAGGACTCACTTCTTTGCCATTTGTTCAATGTTGTAACCTGGACTGGGGTCATTTGATATCTAAGTAGAGAAAGAGATAACAAAGTAGTCATGATTTCATATAGGCTCCATTACTCTTGCTGTCTATCACCAAAGGAATTCGAAACACTAGGCTACGCTGGCTAGggcattctgggaaatggagtcccaAAAAGTAAATTATCCaagtgagtctttcgggctgtatagccatgttccagaagctttctctccttacagtccgaaagactcacagcaacccagtgattccggccatgaaagccttcgacaatacgttAAATTATCCAAGTTCTTTTGAGAGGAGGCTTGTCCTAACTCCTAGAATACTATGTCAGTTTCACagagaaaatttaaaaatgtgtCTCTTTCACATAGTGGTTCAAGGTCCTGTTATGAATGGAAAACAACTCACAACAACACTCAAACACAGAAAGGAAGCCCCACTGCATTCAAACAGCTCTTTCCCCTTAATAAAGAAGAATTAGTTTAAGTCTTGTTTCACCTTTAGGACCCGGGCAAATCGGTCCAGGCAGTTGCCCACAGCAATGTCAATGGTTTCCCCAAATATCCGATATCGGTGCTCAGAGTATGCAATGACCTGCATGGGTTTGGAAAGGAAACAACAGGTCAAGTTATCACGAATCACTTTTAAAAATAGAGCTGGAGAAGAATTCAAGTTGTACATAATTCAGTGTCTTCGTTCCAAACCACCTAATGCTGCCCCAAAGATATAAAGGCAAAATACACTTCTGTTTATATGTCAAGGTACTTTTCTATATCAAAGGTATTGAAAGTCACAAGTTGCCCATCAATACCAGAGGACAAAGAAGGGAAGGATGGAGAGGTAAAAGACCCTCTTGAAGTATTTTATTCCACTCTAGGGTCCAAGACATATAGCAATACTCCAAGGGAAAAAGTGGTTTCAATCACAAAAGAAAGATTTAAGgactccaaacagaaaacatgaTTTAATAAGACCATCTGTATAGTGGTTAGAGCAGCAGCGGCCAAATGTGATGGGTCTAGGGATAACTTTTCTACTCCTGATAACTTTTGAGGATTCAACgttttgacacaaaaaaaaaaatcacagcaaaagcaaactggccAGAAGTGGTTTTGAACAATGCATATTAATTACGTTATATAGGGTAAGGTCTCTGTTGCTAAGGGTAGGACCACAGCTTCCATGAAAAGTAATTCTTTCTATGGCTAGAAAAAGGATGGTCCAGGAAGCCAGAGGTGAATAAAAGCTGTAACCTACGCCCAGACTCTGACCTGGATAAAACTATCAAAATAGAATTGGGAAAACCACTTACTCGTGAAGTCCTCCAGTTGATTGAAAGGCAGTCACATTCTTTTGGCTTTCTCTATCTCACCAGTTTGTTATCAGGTTAAAATGGCACTTAATGGTGATGAAAGGCAACCCTATGTACCATATAACTTCAGGTATTGCTAAGGTTTTGCAGACTCAGGATTGTGGCTTCCTCAGTTCATCAAACTGGTGAATCATGTCTTCTCCTCAGTTTAATCTATATGAAGAATCGTTTTCACCCCTACCTGGGTGTTTCCACCACTGACGTACAACACAGTCGGGTTCTGTGCACCGGTCACCAGCCGCCCCATCTCGATGTGTCCTACACAGTGATTCACACCCAACAGAGGCTTCCCCCACAACTGGGCCACCGTCCGGGCCACGATGGCCACCGTCACTAAAGGGGCGCCCATGCCTGGACCTAAACAACAGGAAGAAAAGAGGCTTAAGAGCTGCTCTGGTTATTTGAACCATCAACAGTGGGcactacttttaactgccatggctcaggagGTGTAGTTTTAACAATGTCTTAGCCTtccctgtcaaagagtgctggtgcaacaacaaactataaatcccagaattccatagcattgagccatgacaattacagtggtgtcaaactgcatttattctacaatgtagataggcatgggccaactttggccctccaggtgttttggacttcaactcccacaattcctaacagcctatcagaaATGTATGACCAGAATTGTATAAAACAAACTGTAGTCAATGTGTGgagcaattaaaaataatataacaatccATGCATTACCATGATCAACACAACCATTGTATATAGTCTGGTAATTATTGCCCCATGTATATAATGGTAGCAACTTGTCTGCCAAAGTATGCCttaccaaatgacaactcccaggatgccatagcattgagccattgcagctaaagtggtgccaaactgcattaattctacagcggaGATGCACCCTTGACCTTGGACCCCTTTTTTTGTTTAGCAATATGCAGTATCCATGGAACTCTTCTCCTATCTGTTTTCTCTTTGTATCATCAAATGAATCTGTCACACTTCCAACTCTTTTGCATACTTCTCCCATGTATTGTTTCCACCTTCTTTTTATTTCAGCTTATGCATGTGATGTAAGGAACATACCTTTGGTAAAAGCTACTGCATCTATGTCTTGTGGCTTCAGCCCAGCTTCATGAAGTGCTTCCTGCAGGACAGCAAGGACGCAAGACCGGTGGTGACGTGCAGTGTCGC
This sequence is a window from Anolis carolinensis isolate JA03-04 chromosome 6, rAnoCar3.1.pri, whole genome shotgun sequence. Protein-coding genes within it:
- the osgep gene encoding tRNA N6-adenosine threonylcarbamoyltransferase, which gives rise to MPVIIGFEGSANKIGIGIVRDGEVLSNPRRTYVTPPGQGFLPSDTARHHRSCVLAVLQEALHEAGLKPQDIDAVAFTKGPGMGAPLVTVAIVARTVAQLWGKPLLGVNHCVGHIEMGRLVTGAQNPTVLYVSGGNTQVIAYSEHRYRIFGETIDIAVGNCLDRFARVLKISNDPSPGYNIEQMAKKGQKLVELPYTVKGMDVSFSGILSHIEEAAHKMLSAGECTPEDLCFSLQETLFAMLVEITERAMAHTGSQEALIVGGVGCNERLQQMMEIMCQERGAKLFATDERFCIDNGAMIAQAGWEMFRSGQITSLEDSWITQRYRTDEVEVTWRD